From the Manis pentadactyla isolate mManPen7 chromosome 7, mManPen7.hap1, whole genome shotgun sequence genome, one window contains:
- the AEBP1 gene encoding adipocyte enhancer-binding protein 1 isoform X7 — protein MTLPRPQKPDSDLETDEEKEGLKKPRKEGSSPKKEEPDDKWTVEKGKDHKGPQKGEELEEWVPTASVKCPPIGMESHRIEDNQIRASSMLRHGLGAQRGRLNMQAGATEDDYYDGAWCAEDDPQTQWIEVDTRRTTRFTGVITQGRDSSIHDDFVTSFFVGFSNDSQTWVMYTNGYEEMTFHGNVDKDTPVLSELPEPVVSRFIRIYPLTWNGSLCMRLEVLGCPVSPVHSYYAQNEVVTTDDLDFRHHSHKDMRQLMKVVNAECPTITRTYSLGKSSRGLKIYAMEISDNPGDHELGEPEFRYTAGIHGNEVLGRELLLQLMQYLCREYRDGNPRVRSLVHDTRIHLVPSLNPDGYEVASLMGSEFGNWALGLWTEEGFDIYEDFPDLNSVLWGAEERKWVPYRVPNNNLPIPERYLSPDATVSTEVRAIITWMEKHPFVLGANLNGGERLVSYPYDMARTPSQEQLLAAAMAAARGEDEDEVSEAQETPDHAIFRWLAISFASAHLTMTEPYRGGCQAQDYTNGMGIINGAKWKPRTGTMNDFSYLHTNCLELSIYLGCDKFPHESELPREWENNKEALLTFMEQVHRGIKGVVTDEQGIPIANATISVGGISHGVKTAGGGDYWRILNPGEYRVTAHAEGYTPSAKTCNVDYDIGATQCNFILARSNWKRIREIMAMNGNRPILRIDPSRPMTPEQRRIQRRRLQYRLRMREQMRLRRLNATAGPVPLTLTLSPTHSLAPGPTPSVGPWHSTAAPTAAWEEAETETYTEVVTEFATEPAPKEEKVVLGPELFFTTAETYTVNFGEF, from the exons ATGACA CTTCCCAGGCCCCAGAAGCCTGACTCTGACTTGGAGACAGATGAGGAAAAGGAGGGGCTGA AGAAACCCAGAAAGGAGGGCAGCAGCCCCAAGAAAGAGGAACCGGATGACAAATggacagtggagaagggcaaggaccATAAAG GACCACAGAAGGGTGAGGAGTTGGAGGAGTGGGTGCCAACAGCAAGTGTCA AGTGCCCCCCCATCGGGATGGAGTCACACCGCATCGAGGACAACCAGATCCGGGCATCCTCCATGCTGCGCCATGGTCTGGGGGCTCAGCGTGGCCGGCTCAACATGCAG GCTGGAGCCACTGAGGATGACTACTATGATGGGGCATGGTGTGCCGAGGATGACCCTCAGACCCAGTGGATTGAGGTGGACACCAGAAGGACCACCAGGTTCACAGGCGTCATCACCCAGGGGCGTGACTCCAGCATTCA TGACGACTTTGTGACCTCCTTCTTCGTGGGCTTCAGCAATGACAGCCAGACGTGGGTGATGTATACCAACGGCTACGAGGAGATG ACCTTCCATGGGAACGTGGACAAGGACACACCTGTGCTGAGTGAGCTCCCGGAGCCAGTGGTGTCCCGCTTCATCCGCATCTACCCCCTCACCTGGAATGGCAGCCTGTGCATGCGTCTGGAGGTGCTGGGATGCCCAGTGTCCC CAGTCCATAGCTATTATGCACAGAATGAGGTAGTGACCACAGACGACCTGGACTTCCGGCACCACAGCCACAAGGACATGCGCCAG CTGATGAAGGTGGTGAACGCGGAGTGCCCCACCATCACCCGCACATACAGCCTGGGAAAGAGCTCTCGTGGGCTCAAGATCTACGCCATGGAGATCTCAGACAACCCCGGGGATCACGAACTGG GAGAGCCCGAATTCCGCTACACGGCCGGGATCCACGGCAACGAGGTGCTGGGCCGGGAGCTGCTGCTACAGCTCATGCAGTACCTGTGCCGCGAGTACCGTGACGGGAACCCCCGTGTGCGCAGCTTGGTGCATGACACGCGCATCCACCTGGTGCCCTCGCTCAACCCCGATGGCTATGAGGTGGCATCGCTGATG GGCTCTGAGTTTGGGAACTGGGCGCTGGGGCTGTGGACCGAGGAGGGCTTTGACATCTACGAAGACTTCCCAGATCTCAACTCTGTGCTCTGGGGAGCTGAGGAGAGGAAGTGGGTCCCCTACCGGGTCCCCAACAATAACCTGCCCATCCCTGAACGCTACCTCTCCCCAGATGCCACG GTGTCCACAGAGGTCCGGGCCATCATCACTTGGATGGAGAAGCACCCCTTCGTGCTTGGGGCGAACCTGAATGGTGGCGAGAGGCTTGTGTCCTACCCCTACGACATGGCCCGCACGCCCAGCCAGGAGCAGCTGCTGGCTGCAGCCATGGCAGCTGCCCGTGGAGAAGATGAGGATGAGGTGTCCGAAGCCCAGGAGACCCCAGACCACGCCATCTTCCGCTGGCTGGCCATCTCCTTTGCCTCTGCCCACCTCACCATGACTGAGCCCTACCGGGGAGGCTGCCAAGCACAGGACTACACGAACGGCATGGGCATCATCAATGGGGCCAAGTGGAAGCCCCGAACTGGGA CTATGAACGACTTCAGTTACCTGCACACCAACTGCCTGGAGCTCTCCATCTACCTGGGCTGTGACAAGTTCCCCCATGAGAGCGAGCTGCCCCGGGAGTGGGAAAACAACAAGGAGGCGCTGCTCACCTTCATGGAGCAG gtTCACCGTGGCATCAAGGGCGTGGTGACTGATGAGCAAGGCATCCCTATTGCCAACGCCACCATCTCTGTGGGCGGCATCAGCCATGGCGTAAAAACAG CAGGAGGTGGTGATTACTGGCGCATCTTGAACCCGGGTGAGTACCGCGTGACGGCCCACGCAGAGGGCTACACTCCCAGTGCCAAGACCTGCAACGTGGATTATGACATCGGGGCCACCCAGTGCAATTTCATTCTGGCTCGCTCCAACTGGAAGCGCATCCGGGAGATCATGGCCATGAACGGGAACCGGCCCATACTGCGCATTGACCCCTCACGCCCCATGACCCCCGAGCAGCGCCGCATACAGCGCCGCCGCCTGCAGTACCGGCTGCGAATGCGCGAGCAGATGCGGCTCCGGCGCCTCAATGCCACCGCGGGCCCAGTGCCCCTGACCCTGACCCTCTCCCCGACCCactccctggcccctggccccacccccaGCGTTGGGCCCTGGCACTCTACGGCAGCCCCCACAGCtgcctgggaggaggcagagaccgAGACCTACACAGAGGTGGTGACGGAGTTTGCAACGGAGCCTGCACCCAAGGAGGAGAAGGTGGTCCTGGGCCCGGAATTGTTCTTCACCACAGCCGAGACTTACACAGTGAATTTCGGGGAATTTTGA